The Fimbriimonas ginsengisoli Gsoil 348 genome window below encodes:
- a CDS encoding ankyrin repeat domain-containing protein yields MSSLPDRPCLEQYRRQAKDLAAAARRGEPEALASLRDHHPESLAKPSLRLTDVQHALARSLGFESWPKLKAAILEQSAPHFFASVRDGNVEEVKRDLACAPELVKRIDEEGRTALHVAAEFNRPSLVEPLVRCGVDRSRRYGYSAHTALSWAVTVGSFDFVRELVRLGDEVDLFCAAGIGDLELVKRFWDGDSLRPNPSQTGSSRFAEDGSRLPRPPETDADQLSDALYMAARQGRLEVARWLLDHGADPNFRGYLGATCLHWAEASAHPAVADLVRAAGGSDELRDNSYGTLPRDFGVVVTASWGLEHFLVRLLEKNPDRVDAKWRGGTALHVAVAEGQAGSVSILVSHGADRAAKDPQGRTALDLAGGKPELVRLLE; encoded by the coding sequence ATGTCGTCGCTACCCGATCGGCCCTGCTTGGAGCAGTATCGCCGTCAAGCCAAAGATCTCGCCGCTGCCGCGCGGAGAGGCGAGCCCGAAGCGCTCGCATCGCTTCGCGATCATCATCCAGAGTCGCTCGCCAAGCCTTCGTTGCGGCTCACCGACGTACAACACGCGCTCGCCCGCTCGCTTGGATTTGAAAGTTGGCCAAAGCTTAAGGCGGCCATACTCGAACAGTCGGCGCCTCACTTCTTTGCCTCCGTCCGAGACGGAAATGTCGAGGAAGTCAAACGCGACCTTGCCTGCGCCCCGGAGCTTGTAAAGCGGATCGACGAGGAGGGACGAACGGCGCTCCACGTCGCGGCTGAATTCAACCGGCCCAGCCTGGTGGAACCGTTGGTGCGCTGTGGCGTCGATCGTTCTCGCCGGTATGGATATTCGGCGCACACCGCTCTTTCATGGGCCGTCACCGTCGGCTCGTTCGATTTCGTTCGCGAACTCGTGCGGCTTGGGGATGAGGTCGACCTCTTTTGCGCGGCTGGGATCGGCGATCTGGAGCTGGTAAAGCGGTTCTGGGATGGGGATTCGCTTCGTCCCAATCCATCGCAAACCGGCAGCAGCCGTTTCGCGGAGGACGGAAGCCGCCTTCCTCGCCCGCCGGAGACCGACGCGGATCAGCTAAGCGACGCCCTGTATATGGCCGCTCGTCAGGGGCGGCTGGAGGTTGCGCGGTGGCTACTCGACCACGGCGCGGATCCCAACTTCCGGGGGTACCTAGGCGCGACCTGCCTCCACTGGGCGGAGGCCTCCGCCCATCCGGCCGTGGCCGACCTGGTACGGGCGGCGGGGGGCTCGGACGAACTGCGGGATAACTCTTACGGCACGCTTCCGCGCGACTTTGGAGTCGTCGTCACCGCCTCATGGGGGTTGGAGCACTTTCTCGTTCGGCTCCTTGAGAAGAATCCCGACCGGGTGGACGCCAAGTGGCGGGGTGGAACGGCGCTTCACGTGGCGGTGGCGGAGGGCCAGGCGGGCTCGGTCTCGATTCTGGTCTCCCATGGCGCAGATCGTGCTGCCAAAGATCCGCAAGGGCGGACGGCCCTCGATCTCGCCGGCGGGAAACCGGAGCTGGTGCGGTTGCTGGAGTGA
- a CDS encoding M3 family oligoendopeptidase, giving the protein MVTTAMPRWDMEIVFPSLNSPEFEAAFSDVVRSIDDLEALFDKENIAAREAGDVDAETASIFDEVVGRFNSLTERLRTVNAYVHAFVTTDSRNEEALARSSQMDPQLARLRKLSKRYTAWVGSLDIDELKALSQVARDHAYAIEKAKTSAQHMLSPAEEALVSDLELTGTVAWGRLHGNVTSQLAVPIDLPNQPERLPMSVVRSLAYDADRETRRIAYEAELAGWQTVEVPMSAALNSIKGEIGLLSRRRGWGSALDEACDASNIDRATLEAMMEAADRSFPVFRRYLRAKARMFGTEQLAWYDLFAPLGEEKRKWQFDEAASFVEDAFRTYSDRMADFAARSFAGRWTDAEPRAGKRDGAYCMSIRGDESRILMNFKPSFGSVSTLAHELGHAYHNLCLAPRTQLQRATPMTLAETASIFCETIIREAVLNEGSPAEQLAVLDASLQGTTQVVVDITSRFRFESGVFQRRAERELSAREFNELMLDAQRSTYGDGLDPAILHPYMWIVKSHYYGRSYYNFPYMFGLLFGLGLYTIYRQDPDAFRSRYDELLSSTGLADAATLANRFGIDIRSTAFWQGSLRQIEADVERFERLTQPQSRT; this is encoded by the coding sequence ATGGTCACTACCGCGATGCCGCGTTGGGACATGGAGATCGTATTCCCCAGTCTCAATTCGCCCGAGTTCGAAGCTGCTTTTAGCGATGTCGTACGTTCGATCGACGACTTAGAAGCTTTGTTCGACAAAGAGAATATCGCGGCAAGGGAAGCCGGCGACGTCGATGCCGAAACCGCGTCGATTTTCGACGAAGTGGTGGGGCGGTTCAATTCGCTTACCGAGCGGCTTCGAACGGTGAACGCCTACGTCCACGCGTTTGTAACGACCGATTCGCGAAACGAAGAGGCGCTCGCCCGTTCCAGCCAAATGGACCCGCAACTGGCCCGGCTACGCAAGCTCTCGAAGCGATACACCGCCTGGGTCGGCTCCCTCGATATCGACGAGCTAAAGGCACTGAGCCAAGTCGCGCGCGACCATGCCTACGCCATCGAAAAGGCGAAGACCTCCGCTCAGCACATGCTTTCGCCGGCGGAAGAGGCGCTGGTTTCCGATTTGGAGCTAACCGGAACCGTAGCTTGGGGGCGGCTGCACGGCAATGTTACGAGCCAGCTCGCGGTACCGATCGACCTGCCCAACCAGCCCGAGCGGCTTCCGATGTCGGTGGTCCGGTCGCTGGCCTACGACGCCGACCGCGAGACGCGTCGGATCGCCTATGAGGCGGAGCTTGCCGGCTGGCAGACGGTGGAAGTGCCGATGTCGGCCGCGCTCAACTCCATCAAAGGTGAAATCGGGCTGCTCAGCCGGCGCCGGGGATGGGGCTCCGCGTTGGACGAGGCTTGCGACGCGAGCAATATCGACCGGGCGACTCTCGAAGCGATGATGGAGGCCGCGGACCGGTCGTTCCCGGTCTTCCGTCGGTACCTCCGCGCCAAGGCCCGGATGTTCGGCACGGAGCAACTTGCCTGGTACGACCTGTTCGCGCCGCTCGGGGAAGAGAAGCGGAAGTGGCAGTTCGACGAGGCCGCGAGCTTCGTGGAGGATGCGTTCCGTACCTATTCCGACCGGATGGCCGACTTCGCGGCTCGATCGTTCGCGGGGCGTTGGACCGACGCCGAGCCGCGAGCCGGGAAGCGCGACGGGGCGTACTGCATGTCGATCCGCGGCGACGAGTCGCGGATCTTGATGAACTTCAAACCGTCGTTCGGGTCGGTGAGCACCCTTGCCCACGAGCTGGGTCACGCCTATCACAACCTTTGCCTCGCCCCTCGCACCCAGCTCCAGCGCGCCACACCCATGACCCTGGCCGAAACCGCGAGCATCTTCTGCGAAACGATCATCCGAGAGGCGGTGTTGAACGAGGGGAGCCCGGCCGAACAACTTGCGGTTTTGGATGCATCGCTGCAGGGAACGACGCAGGTGGTGGTCGACATCACCAGCCGGTTCCGATTCGAGAGCGGCGTCTTCCAGCGTCGCGCGGAGCGGGAGCTTTCCGCCCGCGAGTTCAACGAGCTGATGCTGGACGCCCAGCGATCGACGTATGGGGACGGCCTCGACCCGGCGATCCTGCACCCTTACATGTGGATCGTGAAGAGCCACTATTACGGGCGGAGCTACTACAACTTCCCGTATATGTTCGGCTTGCTCTTCGGGCTCGGCCTTTACACCATCTACCGCCAAGATCCGGACGCGTTCCGCTCACGGTATGACGAGCTGCTCTCCTCGACCGGTCTCGCCGACGCGGCGACGCTGGCGAATCGATTTGGGATCGACATCCGTTCGACCGCCTTTTGGCAGGGAAGCCTCCGGCAGATCGAAGCGGATGTCGAGCGGTTCGAGAGGCTTACGCAACCACAGTCCAGAACTTGA
- a CDS encoding pyridoxal-phosphate dependent enzyme, whose product MNHPGIYDNILQAIGQTPMVRLNKVGAEYPVEILAKCEFLNPGGSVKERVAYRMVEEAERQGRLKPGDTLIEATSGNTGIGLAMACAIKGYRLIITLPEKMSREKQLAMEALGAEIVRTPTGAAHDSPDSNFAVAERLCKEIPNAHILDQWTNPANPDSHYYGTAEEILEQTGGKFDYFVCGVGTGGTITGVARRLREAAPNVKIIGVDPEGSIIGGGEPGGPYIVEGIGYDFIPAILDQTLVDEYIKTNDPVSLKLALRLIREEGMLVGGSSGSAMQGALEIAKRCKGGERIVVILPDNVRNYMSKFLDPVWRAERGLGF is encoded by the coding sequence ATGAACCATCCTGGTATCTACGACAATATCCTGCAAGCAATCGGTCAGACACCGATGGTTCGCCTGAACAAGGTCGGCGCGGAGTACCCGGTCGAGATCCTCGCCAAGTGCGAGTTCCTCAATCCGGGGGGCTCGGTCAAGGAGCGGGTCGCCTACCGAATGGTGGAGGAGGCAGAGCGGCAGGGCCGGCTCAAGCCGGGCGACACTCTGATCGAGGCGACCAGCGGCAATACCGGGATCGGCCTCGCCATGGCCTGCGCGATCAAGGGGTACCGACTCATCATCACCCTGCCGGAGAAGATGAGCCGCGAAAAACAGCTCGCGATGGAAGCGCTCGGCGCGGAGATCGTCCGTACGCCCACCGGGGCAGCTCACGACAGTCCTGATTCGAACTTCGCCGTCGCCGAGCGGCTCTGTAAAGAGATTCCGAACGCCCACATCCTGGACCAGTGGACGAATCCGGCCAATCCGGACTCTCACTATTACGGAACCGCCGAAGAGATCTTGGAGCAAACCGGTGGCAAGTTCGACTATTTCGTTTGCGGCGTCGGCACCGGCGGCACCATCACCGGCGTCGCGCGCCGACTCCGCGAAGCCGCCCCGAACGTTAAAATCATCGGCGTCGACCCGGAAGGTTCCATCATCGGCGGCGGCGAGCCGGGCGGTCCCTACATTGTGGAAGGGATCGGCTACGACTTCATTCCCGCGATCCTCGACCAGACCCTCGTCGACGAGTACATCAAGACGAACGACCCGGTCTCCCTCAAGCTCGCCCTGCGGCTCATCCGAGAGGAAGGGATGCTGGTGGGCGGAAGCAGCGGATCGGCCATGCAAGGCGCTCTCGAGATCGCGAAGCGGTGCAAAGGGGGCGAGCGGATCGTCGTAATTCTCCCGGACAATGTCCGCAACTACATGAGTAAGTTCCTCGATCCGGTCTGGCGCGCGGAGAGAGGTTTGGGCTTTTAG
- a CDS encoding Lrp/AsnC family transcriptional regulator, translating to MKTHLDEVDVQILATLQDDGRITNADLAKRVGLSPPSVLQRVRTLEKAGLIRGYHAILDHERLGLRITALVMIQLSLHQEQPIERFRRSIQDIPEITECYHVSGDFDFLVKVIVRDMRSYEVFLREKLSKIKGIGKITTNFVLATNKMTTQIPI from the coding sequence ATGAAGACCCACCTCGACGAAGTCGATGTCCAAATCCTCGCAACGCTGCAGGACGACGGCCGGATCACCAATGCCGACCTCGCTAAGCGTGTCGGCCTCTCCCCACCTTCGGTCCTTCAGCGAGTTCGAACGCTAGAAAAGGCCGGCCTCATCCGTGGTTACCATGCGATTTTGGACCACGAGCGGCTTGGGCTGCGAATCACGGCGTTAGTGATGATCCAGCTCTCGCTCCACCAAGAACAACCGATCGAGCGATTCCGCCGAAGCATCCAGGACATCCCCGAGATCACGGAGTGCTATCACGTTAGTGGCGACTTCGACTTCCTAGTCAAAGTCATCGTCCGCGATATGCGATCGTATGAAGTGTTTCTTCGCGAGAAGCTCTCGAAGATCAAAGGGATCGGCAAAATCACGACGAACTTCGTTCTTGCGACAAACAAGATGACGACGCAGATTCCGATCTGA
- a CDS encoding Rqc2 family fibronectin-binding protein: MASVRIPYDSFTLSAVVAELGAYVGGKVQGIRQPNETDIAIALYSRGEAMLLLSCDPMFARAHFITKRPSTLPNPPAFVAALRSRIEGGTLIDVRQIQGDRVLELRFETETGTYLFVAELMGKHSNLILVEPGGRVFAAAKWVGKGKSFRLIQPGVPYQWPPVLIGGEDLKPSPFYRKLTEALGHPPELGRPVLSPGHGAYPSSVAALNLPEFPRQSISIALEQHYSQAIPSYEADQLRTGLLTQLRRVLLARETALFDLDQALQAGEKAGRWQRFGELLLAYRPVIVEGATSVAAWDYDGNEVQIRVDSELDFKENANRYFERAKKAKGSMGIVRDQIGRLDADRAALEALIVRVESAVRLDEMRALQEEARGKRWLIQQTTQTTVKEDRPYEGHRIRELVGPGGWTVLYGENAEANDYLTLRVAKPDDWWLHIRGNTSAHVVVVTRKQPDRVQRETLEFAAKVAVQHSPSKHGGYIPVDYTLRKYVRKPRGAAKGSALYTHEKTLHIQP; this comes from the coding sequence ATGGCGTCGGTTCGGATTCCGTACGACAGTTTCACCCTGAGCGCGGTTGTCGCCGAGCTTGGGGCGTATGTTGGCGGCAAGGTCCAGGGAATCCGGCAACCGAACGAGACGGACATCGCCATCGCGCTTTACTCTCGCGGCGAGGCAATGCTGTTGTTGAGCTGCGATCCGATGTTCGCGCGGGCTCACTTTATTACGAAGCGGCCATCCACACTGCCAAACCCTCCGGCCTTCGTGGCGGCTCTGAGGTCTCGAATCGAGGGCGGTACCTTGATCGACGTCCGGCAGATACAGGGAGACCGGGTGCTCGAGCTTCGCTTCGAGACTGAAACCGGCACTTATCTGTTCGTGGCGGAGCTGATGGGGAAGCACTCGAACCTGATCCTGGTGGAGCCTGGCGGGCGGGTATTCGCCGCCGCGAAGTGGGTGGGGAAAGGGAAGAGCTTCCGGCTGATTCAGCCTGGCGTCCCCTATCAGTGGCCACCGGTACTCATTGGGGGCGAGGACCTCAAGCCTTCGCCGTTCTACCGAAAGCTGACGGAAGCCCTGGGTCATCCACCGGAGCTGGGCCGCCCCGTTCTTTCGCCGGGGCATGGCGCATATCCGTCGAGCGTGGCCGCCCTAAATCTGCCCGAGTTTCCCCGGCAGTCGATCTCGATCGCCTTGGAGCAGCACTACTCCCAGGCGATACCCAGTTACGAAGCGGACCAACTGCGCACCGGCCTGCTGACCCAGCTTCGCCGAGTCCTTCTCGCGCGGGAAACGGCTCTGTTCGACCTCGACCAGGCGCTGCAGGCGGGCGAGAAAGCGGGCCGATGGCAGCGCTTCGGGGAGCTCCTTCTTGCCTACCGGCCAGTCATCGTCGAGGGCGCAACCTCAGTGGCGGCTTGGGACTATGACGGGAACGAGGTTCAAATCCGAGTCGACTCCGAGCTCGATTTCAAGGAAAATGCCAACCGGTATTTCGAGCGAGCCAAGAAGGCGAAGGGAAGCATGGGGATCGTGCGCGATCAGATCGGGCGTCTGGATGCGGACCGCGCCGCTCTCGAAGCGCTGATCGTCCGAGTCGAGTCGGCGGTCCGGCTCGACGAAATGCGGGCGCTGCAAGAGGAAGCTCGCGGGAAGCGCTGGCTGATTCAGCAAACCACTCAGACGACGGTCAAAGAGGACCGGCCGTACGAGGGACACCGGATACGTGAGCTCGTCGGTCCGGGCGGCTGGACGGTCCTGTACGGCGAGAATGCGGAGGCGAACGACTACCTTACGTTACGGGTGGCGAAGCCGGACGACTGGTGGCTGCACATCCGCGGCAACACCTCGGCGCACGTTGTGGTCGTCACCCGAAAGCAACCGGACCGGGTTCAGCGCGAAACGCTCGAGTTCGCCGCTAAGGTCGCCGTCCAGCACTCGCCGAGCAAGCACGGCGGGTATATCCCGGTGGACTACACGCTTCGCAAATATGTCCGCAAACCGCGCGGCGCCGCCAAAGGGAGCGCGCTTTACACGCACGAGAAGACGCTGCACATCCAGCCTTAA
- a CDS encoding diguanylate cyclase, with amino-acid sequence MHPSLALKTNDPAWTSRQSILFWATFGFGANLAMALLVQFGPFTRTQRSVVCDLLALVIPLATVHLCFLPIAGKKRTVPTILGWATIAYAAGQAIYFVERYGLHAEGSPAWSDIAWIGTYPLLMIGILAWPARYEPLGRNFRFVLDLLVAAVGLLAYSWVFLVAPYGESATNLGLKSFISVVYPICDILLVLCLFHMLRRGSDPRFRAPARIFGLGLLAVVTIDMVYAYNMINLNGAGGTLFKMGWPISCTASNLAAFIFLLRMRDIPEEETAPEHLEEALAVQPWLSVLPYALIPAVLGLIIFVHTYKPAKQYEAATFFVATLMAVGLVIRQILTIKENAMLLTKLQGAYRELSAKSSEIRRANQDLKDALGRLATNNDDLAEANSQLAQLVTIDGMTGLENHRAFQQHLRLEVDAAKRHRHPLSLIMADVDFFKRYNDEFGHPAGDEVLRQIATTIVDEVGENAYPARYGGEEFAVVLPYLGGAEALLVAERICRSVATRLRIRRKITMSLGVATLEPSWTAETLVSEADRALYAAKGWGRNRAIAVSDLDRQRLSLDILNEGTTEYDPNEPMGLAAIVSAGLRNHPQALGIEPDSQLAGGLLGTLELKDVETRDHSERVMWYAMRLAQSVIDSGISTMTHQELRSLAYGALLHDIGKIGVPENILKHPGDLDIEMKAVIREHPRLGAQIVQRFPSLDMALAVIRNHHERWDGRGYPSGLRGTDIPLVARIFSVVDGLEAMLSARPYSGPMPIEDVTKQLTLGSGTIYDPAMLRAFQLVPPEEWVKIADRESTLTRNVPISSVSG; translated from the coding sequence GTGCATCCATCGCTCGCACTAAAGACCAACGATCCTGCCTGGACTTCCCGGCAGTCGATCTTGTTTTGGGCGACCTTTGGATTCGGCGCGAATCTGGCGATGGCGCTGCTGGTCCAGTTCGGGCCGTTTACCCGCACTCAACGCTCGGTCGTTTGCGACCTGCTCGCTCTGGTGATCCCGCTCGCCACCGTGCACCTTTGCTTTTTGCCGATCGCCGGCAAAAAGCGGACGGTTCCCACGATTCTCGGTTGGGCAACCATCGCTTACGCCGCGGGGCAGGCGATCTACTTCGTGGAGCGGTACGGATTGCACGCGGAGGGGAGCCCGGCTTGGTCGGACATTGCCTGGATCGGCACCTATCCGCTCCTGATGATCGGGATTCTGGCTTGGCCGGCAAGGTACGAGCCGCTCGGGCGCAACTTCCGGTTCGTGCTCGACCTGCTGGTCGCCGCGGTCGGCCTGCTTGCCTACAGCTGGGTTTTCCTTGTGGCCCCGTATGGCGAGAGCGCGACGAATCTGGGTCTCAAGAGCTTCATTTCCGTCGTCTATCCGATCTGCGACATTCTGCTGGTGCTGTGCCTATTTCACATGCTTCGGCGTGGATCCGATCCGAGATTCCGAGCCCCGGCCCGCATCTTCGGCCTGGGTCTGCTGGCGGTGGTGACCATCGATATGGTCTACGCCTACAACATGATCAACCTGAACGGGGCGGGGGGAACCCTCTTCAAGATGGGTTGGCCGATCAGTTGCACAGCTTCGAATCTCGCCGCCTTCATCTTCTTGCTTCGGATGCGAGATATCCCGGAAGAGGAAACCGCTCCCGAACACCTTGAAGAGGCGCTCGCCGTTCAGCCTTGGCTATCGGTGCTCCCCTACGCTCTTATTCCCGCGGTCCTCGGCCTTATCATCTTCGTCCATACGTACAAGCCGGCGAAGCAGTACGAGGCCGCCACGTTCTTTGTCGCTACGCTGATGGCGGTCGGACTCGTCATTCGGCAGATCTTGACGATCAAGGAAAACGCGATGCTGCTGACCAAGCTTCAGGGGGCTTACCGGGAGCTGAGCGCCAAATCGAGCGAGATCCGCCGGGCGAACCAGGACCTGAAAGACGCGCTCGGGCGGCTGGCGACGAACAACGACGATTTGGCGGAGGCGAACTCACAGCTCGCGCAGTTGGTGACGATCGACGGAATGACGGGGCTGGAGAACCATCGGGCGTTCCAGCAGCACTTGCGGCTGGAAGTCGATGCCGCCAAACGGCATCGGCATCCGCTATCGCTGATCATGGCGGACGTCGACTTCTTCAAGCGATACAACGACGAGTTCGGCCATCCCGCGGGCGACGAAGTACTGCGGCAGATCGCGACGACCATCGTGGACGAGGTCGGCGAGAACGCCTACCCGGCTCGGTACGGCGGCGAGGAGTTCGCGGTCGTTCTGCCATATCTCGGCGGTGCGGAGGCACTGCTTGTCGCGGAGCGAATTTGCCGTTCGGTGGCGACCCGCCTTCGGATCCGGCGGAAGATCACTATGTCGCTTGGCGTCGCCACGCTGGAACCGTCGTGGACGGCCGAGACCCTGGTCAGCGAGGCGGACCGGGCGCTTTACGCCGCCAAAGGGTGGGGGAGAAACCGGGCGATCGCGGTTTCCGACCTGGATCGCCAGCGTCTGAGCCTGGACATTCTGAACGAGGGGACTACCGAATACGATCCGAATGAGCCGATGGGGCTGGCCGCGATCGTTTCGGCTGGACTTCGAAACCACCCTCAAGCGCTCGGTATTGAACCGGATAGCCAGCTCGCCGGCGGTTTACTCGGCACGTTGGAGTTGAAGGACGTGGAAACGCGCGACCACAGCGAACGGGTGATGTGGTACGCCATGCGGCTGGCTCAAAGCGTGATCGACAGCGGGATCTCGACGATGACGCACCAAGAGCTGCGGTCCCTCGCTTACGGGGCGCTGCTCCACGACATCGGAAAGATCGGCGTGCCGGAGAATATCCTGAAGCATCCCGGCGACCTTGACATCGAGATGAAAGCGGTCATCCGGGAGCATCCGCGGCTTGGGGCTCAAATCGTGCAGCGGTTCCCATCGCTCGACATGGCGCTCGCCGTGATTCGGAATCACCACGAGCGGTGGGACGGGCGCGGATACCCCTCGGGTCTTCGCGGTACGGATATCCCCTTGGTGGCCAGGATCTTTTCTGTGGTGGACGGCCTGGAGGCGATGCTTAGCGCGCGACCCTACAGCGGCCCGATGCCGATCGAGGATGTGACCAAGCAGTTGACGCTTGGGAGCGGGACGATCTACGATCCGGCAATGCTCCGCGCGTTCCAGCTCGTCCCCCCGGAAGAGTGGGTCAAGATCGCGGACCGCGAGTCGACGCTGACGCGCAACGTTCCGATTTCGAGCGTCAGCGGTTAG
- a CDS encoding trans-sulfuration enzyme family protein: protein MDLPMRFETKVIHAGVQPDAQTGAVMTPIYQTSTYAQASPGEHRGYEYSRTDNPTRTVLQAQLADLESAEKALVFSSGLASIDAVVNLLKAGDHIVAGDDLYGGTRRLFTKVAANRGIEFSFVDIGNEAALRAEMLPNTKLVWFESPTNPMMIVTDISMVADVARRHGALCAVDNTFMSPYFQRPLELGVDISMHSITKYLNGHSDVVMGALMFNDRPLDDGETLYSRLKFLQNSIGATPGPFDSFLVLRGLKTLAVRMQRHADNAMKIAEYLELHPKVERVLYPGLASHPQYEIAKRQASGFSGMMTFLLRSDLAGTRRFLEAVRLFTLAESLGGVESLIEHPATMTHASVPAEVRKQIGILDNLIRVSVGIEAVDDLLADLDKALAAV from the coding sequence ATGGATCTTCCCATGCGGTTCGAGACAAAGGTCATTCATGCGGGCGTACAGCCCGATGCGCAAACCGGCGCGGTAATGACCCCGATCTACCAAACCAGCACGTATGCCCAGGCCTCCCCCGGCGAGCATCGGGGATATGAGTACTCGCGAACCGACAATCCAACCCGAACCGTTCTTCAAGCCCAACTTGCGGACTTGGAAAGCGCCGAAAAGGCACTCGTCTTCTCCTCCGGACTCGCTTCGATCGACGCCGTCGTGAACCTTCTGAAAGCCGGCGATCACATCGTGGCCGGCGACGACCTTTACGGCGGAACGCGCCGCCTCTTTACCAAGGTCGCCGCTAACCGAGGCATCGAATTCTCCTTCGTCGACATTGGCAACGAGGCCGCTCTTCGGGCCGAAATGCTCCCGAACACAAAATTGGTCTGGTTCGAATCGCCGACGAATCCGATGATGATCGTCACCGACATCTCCATGGTCGCCGACGTCGCTCGGCGGCATGGGGCGCTCTGCGCCGTCGACAACACCTTCATGTCCCCTTACTTCCAGCGGCCGCTGGAGCTCGGCGTCGACATTTCGATGCACTCGATCACCAAGTACCTGAATGGCCACAGCGACGTCGTCATGGGCGCGCTGATGTTTAACGACCGGCCCCTGGATGATGGTGAAACCCTCTATTCTAGATTGAAGTTCCTCCAGAACTCGATCGGCGCCACCCCCGGGCCATTCGACAGCTTTTTGGTTCTGCGCGGGCTCAAGACCCTTGCCGTCCGTATGCAGCGGCATGCGGACAACGCGATGAAAATCGCGGAGTACCTGGAGCTTCACCCGAAGGTGGAGCGCGTTCTCTATCCGGGCCTCGCCTCCCATCCCCAATACGAGATCGCGAAGCGCCAAGCCTCTGGTTTTAGCGGCATGATGACCTTCCTCCTTCGTAGCGACCTTGCCGGAACCCGAAGATTCCTAGAAGCGGTGCGGCTCTTTACCCTCGCGGAGTCGCTCGGCGGCGTAGAGAGCCTCATCGAGCACCCCGCCACCATGACCCACGCTTCGGTGCCCGCCGAGGTGAGAAAGCAAATCGGGATCCTCGACAACCTCATTCGGGTCTCGGTCGGTATCGAAGCGGTCGACGATCTGCTCGCCGACCTGGATAAGGCCCTAGCCGCCGTATAG
- a CDS encoding cysteine dioxygenase family protein, which produces MLDEAVERQEVHGCCTAVKKTLEHIVNSGEDFIPAEYLQTAPDRYARRLLHLDPRQRYSVLVMVWDKDQGTSLHDHAGMWCVECVYRGRIKVTSYSCTGINEGLHQFTPELEVFASPGEAGALIPPFDHHTLANADATPAVTLHVYGGEMRWCDAFVPVEGGYQMVKRELAYTQ; this is translated from the coding sequence ATGCTCGACGAGGCCGTCGAGCGGCAAGAGGTCCACGGCTGTTGTACCGCCGTCAAGAAAACCCTTGAGCACATCGTAAATTCCGGCGAAGATTTTATTCCCGCCGAATACTTGCAGACCGCGCCCGACCGTTACGCGCGGCGGCTCCTCCACCTCGACCCGCGCCAGCGCTATTCGGTGCTCGTTATGGTTTGGGACAAGGACCAGGGCACTTCCCTCCACGACCACGCCGGAATGTGGTGCGTCGAGTGCGTCTACCGCGGCAGGATCAAGGTGACCTCCTACTCCTGCACCGGGATCAACGAAGGGCTCCACCAGTTCACTCCCGAGCTAGAGGTTTTCGCCTCTCCCGGCGAAGCCGGCGCGCTCATCCCCCCGTTCGACCACCACACGCTCGCCAACGCCGACGCCACTCCTGCCGTGACACTACACGTCTACGGCGGTGAAATGCGCTGGTGCGACGCCTTCGTCCCCGTCGAAGGCGGGTACCAGATGGTCAAGCGCGAGCTCGCCTACACTCAATAG